The Algoriphagus halophilus sequence TTATGTAGGATGTAAAACAAATCCAATCCCTGAGCAGGATCTTCTACAATGGGATAATCTTCATGGGTAATATCCATGGCTTTGCTGGACTTTTGTTTATGAAGCTTATTTCTATTGATCCTATTCAATATTTCATAAGGCATGCGAAGTATCGATGCAGGAAGCTTGTGCTGCAAATCAAAAATATCAAACCGCATGATTTTATTGACAGATTCCCGATTGGCCTGATGATACGTCCAGACCTTGTCCGTTCCACCCACTCCTTTTGCCTCCACCTGATCAAAAATTGATTTCGAAAGATCAATTAATTGTTGAGGAGTATATTCCCTGACATGCCAAGGATTTCTTGAAAGCGTATGGTTAATATTCGGCGTGGAAATAATTGCCTTACCTCCCGGTTTTAAAACCCGGTAAATCTCTTCCAAAAACAAGCGATCGTTTTCAATATGTTCGATCACCTGAAAACTTACCACTGTATCAAATGAGTTATCTTCTATCCCTGCAAATGGCGGGATGACTGCTTGCTTGAAAGAAACATCAGGGAATTTTTGCTGGAGCATATCGATTACTTCCTGGATCTTATCAATCCCTAAGTAACCGCTAGCATGAGGCAATAATATTTCCACTCCCCTGCCTTCTCCA is a genomic window containing:
- a CDS encoding class I SAM-dependent methyltransferase, with amino-acid sequence MATYTTEIASDKLISDSPIHQRLLKAYIAAQPWISGKLLEVGCGEGRGVEILLPHASGYLGIDKIQEVIDMLQQKFPDVSFKQAVIPPFAGIEDNSFDTVVSFQVIEHIENDRLFLEEIYRVLKPGGKAIISTPNINHTLSRNPWHVREYTPQQLIDLSKSIFDQVEAKGVGGTDKVWTYHQANRESVNKIMRFDIFDLQHKLPASILRMPYEILNRINRNKLHKQKSSKAMDITHEDYPIVEDPAQGLDLFYILHKK